A section of the Candidatus Delongbacteria bacterium genome encodes:
- a CDS encoding FecR domain-containing protein — translation MRVLLVLMFLVSLIAEHKKAGEINFRLGDLYLKNKDFTQWNSEVDEGDPVFIKDTLKTGIESKCEIKLVDGSVLRMGESTIYTILEFQDGDLIKCEGELIEGKIWSSVNKDDIKREFNTRTPVAVAAVIGTIYRTSYSKDEGASVTVLEGVVNMAAVKKESISNPEVIQGPTPIDGPKEVSMEEWTKITAGQICKFDNNGNMKLEEVDIESLEKEWKSFR, via the coding sequence ATGAGAGTTTTACTAGTACTTATGTTTTTAGTTTCATTAATAGCTGAACACAAAAAAGCTGGAGAAATTAATTTCAGGTTGGGAGATCTCTATTTAAAAAATAAAGATTTTACTCAATGGAACAGTGAAGTTGATGAGGGTGATCCTGTTTTCATAAAAGACACTTTAAAAACGGGAATAGAATCTAAGTGTGAAATTAAATTAGTTGACGGTTCTGTACTTAGAATGGGGGAGAGCACTATTTATACTATCCTTGAATTTCAAGATGGTGATTTGATAAAATGTGAGGGAGAATTAATTGAAGGGAAAATTTGGAGCAGTGTTAATAAAGATGATATTAAAAGAGAATTTAATACAAGAACTCCTGTCGCTGTTGCTGCTGTAATCGGAACAATATATAGAACAAGTTATTCTAAAGATGAGGGAGCTTCAGTCACAGTACTTGAAGGAGTTGTAAATATGGCTGCAGTAAAAAAAGAATCAATTAGCAATCCAGAAGTAATTCAAGGTCCTACCCCAATAGACGGTCCAAAAGAAGTTTCAATGGAGGAATGGACAAAAATAACAGCTGGTCAAATATGTAAATTTGATAATAATGGAAATATGAAATTAGAAGAAGTTGATATAGAATCTTTAGAAAAAGAATGGAAAAGTTTCAGATAG
- a CDS encoding peroxiredoxin, translated as METINNFCLFGDDNKEYGLESFTGKKVVLYFYPKDNTPGCTTEAVEFHMLKEEFEKLNTVVVGVSKDSLASHLKFKEKHQFSHLLLVDDNLDMMKSLDIYGEKNMYGKITLGVKRTTILLDEQGKIIKRWNNVKAAGHAQKVVDFIKSL; from the coding sequence ATGGAAACAATTAATAATTTCTGCCTATTTGGAGATGATAATAAAGAGTACGGCTTAGAATCTTTTACAGGGAAAAAAGTAGTTCTCTATTTTTATCCAAAGGATAATACACCTGGTTGTACAACAGAAGCAGTTGAATTTCATATGTTGAAAGAAGAGTTTGAGAAATTGAATACTGTTGTTGTTGGAGTTAGTAAAGATAGTTTAGCATCTCACCTTAAATTCAAAGAAAAGCATCAATTTTCTCATTTGCTTTTAGTTGATGATAATTTAGACATGATGAAATCATTAGACATTTATGGTGAAAAGAACATGTATGGAAAAATTACACTTGGTGTTAAAAGAACTACAATTCTTTTGGATGAACAAGGAAAAATTATTAAAAGATGGAATAATGTAAAAGCTGCTGGGCATGCTCAAAAAGTGGTTGATTTTATTAAATCTTTATAA
- a CDS encoding (2Fe-2S)-binding protein produces the protein MEKKICHCFDVYDKEIIEAIKKNKLKTVEEIGDHLSAGTGCGFCHEDLQDLIDKNVENK, from the coding sequence ATGGAAAAAAAAATATGTCATTGTTTCGATGTGTATGATAAAGAGATAATCGAAGCTATCAAGAAAAATAAATTAAAAACGGTTGAAGAAATAGGCGATCATTTATCTGCTGGAACAGGTTGTGGTTTTTGTCATGAAGATTTACAAGATTTGATTGATAAGAATGTGGAAAATAAATGA